One Acidobacteriota bacterium genomic region harbors:
- a CDS encoding HEAT repeat domain-containing protein: MNSENKQNNDSSSVDRDIELLDAIPVTNAKRRYPWAMIVVIFLFIFIPFLSWYGSWFGRPLSDEKIQQYLTDKEKPRNVQHALSYIGNKIIEGDQSVQRWYPLIVATAKNEAPQVRKMAAWTMGQDNQSQEFHQSLLELLQDANAGVRHNAALQLVRFNDPSGRKELLAMLESQTLRAETDGEIELLISEEGRAISENTPLARIKKADGQIVEVRSTDDARIQAILVADKSTVKIGDELITIAPSVEQAFETLKALYLVGQTEDIPAIQRYTGQMTGMSDAVRQQALNTLEAIRKRNGR; this comes from the coding sequence GTGAATAGCGAGAATAAGCAAAATAATGATTCATCATCGGTTGATCGAGATATTGAATTGCTCGACGCCATACCGGTGACCAATGCCAAACGGCGATACCCCTGGGCGATGATTGTGGTGATTTTTCTGTTTATCTTCATCCCTTTTCTGTCGTGGTATGGTTCATGGTTTGGTCGTCCGCTTTCAGATGAAAAAATTCAGCAATATCTAACCGACAAAGAAAAACCCCGCAATGTGCAACACGCGCTTTCTTACATCGGCAACAAAATTATCGAGGGCGATCAGTCAGTGCAGCGATGGTATCCGTTGATTGTAGCGACCGCAAAAAATGAAGCGCCGCAGGTTCGTAAAATGGCAGCGTGGACGATGGGACAGGACAATCAATCTCAGGAGTTTCATCAATCGCTGCTTGAGTTGTTGCAGGATGCCAACGCCGGGGTTCGCCATAACGCCGCTTTACAACTGGTTCGTTTCAATGACCCATCGGGGCGCAAAGAATTGCTTGCCATGCTTGAATCGCAAACTCTCAGAGCAGAAACCGATGGCGAGATTGAACTCCTGATCTCCGAAGAAGGTCGCGCCATTTCCGAAAACACCCCGCTTGCCAGAATTAAAAAAGCCGATGGGCAAATCGTCGAAGTTCGCTCGACTGACGATGCGCGCATTCAAGCGATACTCGTTGCCGATAAATCAACGGTTAAAATCGGCGATGAGTTGATTACCATCGCGCCGTCTGTCGAACAGGCATTTGAAACCTTGAAGGCGTTATACCTTGTCGGACAAACGGAAGATATTCCCGCAATTCAACGCTACACCGGACAGATGACCGGAATGTCTGATGCGGTGCGACAACAGGCTTTGAACACGCTGGAAGCGATTCGTAAACGAAACGGAAGATAA
- a CDS encoding DUF420 domain-containing protein, with protein sequence MIQFFPTLNACLNATSAVFLIAGYLMIRRRNMNTHRLCMLGAVTASILFLICYLIYHYNVGSVRFQGPGWARITYLSILIPHTILAAVMVPFVITTLVRALRNQFQRHRRVARWTYPIWLFVSVTGVIVYLMLYHLFPSR encoded by the coding sequence ATGATTCAATTTTTTCCAACCCTTAATGCCTGTTTGAATGCCACCAGCGCGGTATTTTTAATCGCCGGATATTTGATGATTCGTCGCCGCAATATGAACACTCATCGTCTGTGCATGCTTGGCGCAGTGACCGCTTCGATACTGTTTTTAATCTGCTATCTGATTTATCACTACAACGTTGGTTCGGTTCGCTTTCAAGGTCCCGGTTGGGCGCGTATCACCTATCTTTCGATTTTGATTCCGCATACCATTCTTGCGGCAGTCATGGTGCCGTTTGTCATCACCACGCTGGTTCGCGCTTTGCGTAATCAATTTCAGAGACATCGTCGGGTGGCGCGCTGGACCTATCCGATATGGCTGTTTGTATCAGTAACCGGGGTGATTGTTTACCTGATGCTTTACCATCTGTTTCCATCGCGTTGA